The following are encoded in a window of Anaerolineae bacterium genomic DNA:
- the murJ gene encoding murein biosynthesis integral membrane protein MurJ: protein MSAKPDAPVTDAAHTTLGHLARSTVLLMIAFGAAKAISLLQTFIIARKIGLDTRWDSYITANRIPELLVLMIGGGALGYAFIPVFSGLLARRARIDAWKLASHVINTIFVVTATLSLFAFILAPWLVHTFLAPGFPPEQVGQAAALMRILLLSTLIFSVSGIFQGILHSHSHFLLPALAPILQDLGLLFGIVFLLDRFDIYGVAWGAVLGAALHFSIQLPGLIHYRARWWPELGWRDPNLRRVIVLMIPRLLGLGVVSFNFLVANNIASRLGEGAVSAFDWGWKLMQIPQTLIGTAMGFVIFPTLAALSELGDETGKRRAFAGALRFILVATIPSAVGLLLVGRPGIALLEGGAFDASATDMVYSALQFFAIGIILHSVLEITARGFYADKDTLTPLLAAVTGAVFGVLVALLLAPVLGVGALALANSAAIGVEVTMLMIILRRRWHGLNGPVVLGTLTRSALASVAMAVVILALDAALAAAGFGQDTGEKLELVVRVVAVVVVGGAVYVGAALLLGMGEIRQAMVMLLRRGARDEQAAPVLLDSEEAQVDGY from the coding sequence ATGAGCGCAAAGCCTGACGCGCCGGTAACGGATGCAGCGCATACCACGCTGGGGCATCTGGCGCGTTCTACTGTGTTGCTGATGATCGCTTTTGGTGCGGCCAAGGCGATCAGCCTGCTGCAAACCTTCATCATCGCCCGCAAGATCGGGCTGGATACCCGCTGGGATTCGTACATCACGGCCAACCGCATCCCGGAGTTGCTGGTCCTCATGATCGGCGGCGGGGCGCTGGGGTATGCGTTCATCCCGGTCTTCAGCGGCTTGCTGGCCCGCCGGGCACGTATCGACGCCTGGAAGCTGGCCAGCCATGTGATCAATACGATCTTCGTGGTGACGGCGACGCTCAGTCTCTTTGCCTTTATCCTGGCACCGTGGCTGGTGCACACCTTCCTGGCGCCGGGCTTCCCGCCGGAACAGGTGGGGCAGGCGGCGGCGCTGATGCGCATCCTGCTGCTTTCCACGCTGATCTTCTCCGTTAGCGGTATCTTCCAGGGCATTCTGCACAGCCATAGCCATTTCCTGTTGCCAGCGCTGGCCCCGATTCTGCAGGACCTGGGTCTGCTCTTCGGGATCGTCTTTTTGCTGGATCGCTTTGATATTTACGGGGTGGCCTGGGGCGCGGTGCTGGGTGCGGCCCTGCACTTCAGCATTCAATTGCCGGGCCTGATTCATTACCGGGCGCGGTGGTGGCCGGAGCTGGGCTGGCGCGATCCCAACCTGCGCCGGGTGATCGTGCTGATGATCCCGCGTCTGCTGGGTCTGGGCGTGGTCAGCTTCAACTTCCTGGTGGCGAACAACATTGCGTCGCGGCTGGGGGAAGGAGCGGTCAGTGCCTTTGACTGGGGCTGGAAGCTGATGCAGATCCCGCAGACGTTGATCGGGACGGCCATGGGATTCGTGATTTTCCCCACCCTGGCGGCGCTCAGCGAGCTGGGCGATGAGACTGGCAAACGCCGGGCTTTTGCCGGGGCGCTGCGCTTCATCCTGGTGGCCACGATCCCGTCCGCGGTGGGGCTGTTGCTGGTGGGCAGGCCGGGCATCGCCCTGCTGGAAGGCGGGGCCTTTGACGCCAGCGCCACGGATATGGTCTATAGCGCGTTGCAGTTCTTTGCCATCGGGATCATCCTTCATTCTGTACTGGAGATCACGGCGCGCGGCTTTTATGCGGATAAGGATACGCTGACCCCGCTGCTGGCGGCAGTGACCGGGGCGGTGTTCGGGGTGCTGGTGGCGCTCCTGCTAGCGCCGGTGCTAGGTGTAGGGGCGCTGGCGCTGGCGAATTCGGCGGCGATCGGCGTCGAAGTGACCATGCTAATGATCATCCTGCGGCGACGCTGGCACGGTCTGAACGGCCCGGTGGTGCTGGGGACGCTGACCCGCTCGGCGCTGGCCAGTGTGGCGATGGCCGTTGTGATTCTGGCCCTGGATGCGGCGCTGGCGGCGGCGGGCTTCGGGCAGGATACCGGTGAGAAACTGGAACTGGTTGTCCGTGTCGTAGCAGTAGTGGTGGTTGGTGGCGCCGTCTATGTCGGCGCTGCATTATTGCTGGGGATGGGCGAGATCCGCCAGGCGATGGTGATGTTGCTGCGGCGCGGCGCACGCGACGAACAGGCGGCGCCGGTGCTGCTGGATAGCGAAGAGGCGCAGGTCGATGGCTATTGA
- the amrA gene encoding AmmeMemoRadiSam system protein A — MIEEYTPEEQAALLKIARAAVEDAAAGREPAPLDLAGLPPALTRPRACFVTLYTAEGDLRGCTGTLTARRPLAEEVSAMAVQTALYDPRFMPVRSEEVPGLRVEISILTPPRPLAFDRPEDIPRLLRPGVDGVVLMVGGRRATFLPQVWEKIPDPHRFLDMLCQKMGLPAGAWRRPDVEVHLYETVVIEEHAAARGG, encoded by the coding sequence ATGATCGAAGAGTACACGCCTGAGGAGCAGGCTGCGCTGCTGAAGATCGCCCGCGCTGCTGTGGAAGATGCAGCTGCTGGGCGGGAACCTGCGCCGCTGGACCTGGCCGGATTGCCGCCGGCGCTGACCAGACCGCGGGCCTGTTTTGTGACTCTGTACACAGCCGAGGGTGATCTGCGCGGGTGCACGGGGACGCTGACGGCCCGCCGTCCGCTGGCGGAAGAAGTGAGCGCTATGGCTGTGCAGACGGCTCTCTACGATCCGCGCTTCATGCCGGTGCGTAGTGAGGAAGTGCCGGGCCTGCGGGTTGAAATCTCGATCCTGACTCCGCCGCGCCCGCTGGCTTTTGACCGCCCGGAAGACATTCCCCGGTTGCTGCGGCCCGGCGTGGATGGCGTGGTGCTGATGGTCGGCGGACGAAGGGCGACATTCCTGCCACAGGTCTGGGAGAAAATCCCTGATCCCCATCGCTTTCTGGATATGCTGTGCCAGAAGATGGGCTTGCCCGCTGGAGCCTGGCGACGCCCTGACGTTGAGGTGCACCTGTACGAGACGGTGGTGATCGAGGAGCACGCCGCTGCTCGAGGAGGGTAA
- a CDS encoding homoserine kinase, with product MRKARVTVPAVCTNLGPGIESLGLALGLHVSAAFVERSDSTLLIETHGEGGADLPADCYHPVMYAAVRVFQQVEDSPLGLRLDVRNAIPLNIGLGAEEAMTVAGLIGANNLMGMPLTRDDLIALGVEILGRADGLVAAMLGGLTIAARGDSGAVFRRVDVAPLKVLVVAPQLEHYDPEDMSLPATIAYADAVANIGRAELMVEALRGGDFRLLSQVLADRVLDPYLGEYIPGYREAVEAAIKSGALGVTISGNGPALLIFAAANHYRIADAVQSIFDSRDILSRVWTLLVDTQGVVVTAAEMHPE from the coding sequence ATGCGCAAAGCGCGAGTGACCGTTCCCGCAGTCTGCACCAATCTGGGGCCTGGCATTGAGAGCCTGGGTCTGGCGCTGGGCCTGCATGTGAGCGCCGCTTTTGTCGAGCGCAGCGATAGCACGCTGTTGATCGAAACGCATGGCGAAGGCGGCGCCGATCTGCCTGCTGATTGCTACCATCCAGTGATGTACGCGGCGGTGCGCGTGTTCCAGCAGGTGGAGGATTCCCCGCTGGGGTTGCGCCTGGATGTGCGCAATGCCATCCCTCTCAACATCGGCCTGGGCGCGGAAGAGGCGATGACCGTGGCCGGACTGATCGGAGCCAACAACCTGATGGGGATGCCGCTGACGCGCGATGATCTGATTGCCCTGGGGGTGGAGATTCTGGGGCGCGCCGATGGGCTGGTTGCGGCGATGTTGGGCGGACTGACCATTGCCGCCAGGGGAGACAGCGGCGCTGTTTTCCGGCGCGTCGATGTGGCGCCGCTGAAAGTCCTGGTTGTCGCTCCCCAGCTGGAACACTACGACCCGGAGGATATGTCACTGCCAGCGACGATCGCTTATGCGGACGCTGTGGCCAATATTGGACGGGCGGAGCTGATGGTTGAGGCTCTTCGTGGTGGTGACTTCAGGCTGTTGAGCCAGGTGCTGGCCGATCGGGTGCTTGATCCATATCTTGGCGAATACATTCCGGGGTATCGGGAAGCGGTGGAAGCGGCGATCAAGAGCGGGGCGCTTGGCGTGACGATCAGCGGCAATGGCCCGGCCCTGTTGATCTTCGCTGCGGCCAACCACTACCGGATCGCCGATGCGGTGCAGTCCATCTTTGACAGCCGGGATATCCTCTCGCGGGTCTGGACGCTGCTGGTCGATACGCAGGGTGTGGTGGTGACAGCGGCGGAGATGCATCCGGAGTAG
- a CDS encoding NAD-dependent epimerase/dehydratase family protein: MTALRGQQVLVTGAGGFLGGALATRLLAEGVRVRGLVRSEARGAEIAARGTELCVGDLNDAEALQRAVAGCTVVFNVAAATGGPAAEQYRVNVTTVGQLVEAACAAEVRRIVHVSSIAVYGYDRPGIMHEGLPPRPGLEHYAQSKALGEQVLFRRAGELGVEATVIRPGMIYGPGSHFWTGRFFAVMRRRPAPLPGDGTAYCPVIYVEDVVDLLLVAAEHPAAVGCVFNAVSDEPVTWRQFLGAYAAMAGHQWLIPVPASLLLTGAAILEPWLRLRGEPQPIRQMVAGLVARRRGYSMNRAADRLGWRPRVSLVEGMRRAEAWLRETGQLA; the protein is encoded by the coding sequence ATGACGGCATTGCGCGGCCAGCAGGTGCTGGTTACCGGGGCAGGTGGTTTCCTGGGCGGTGCGCTGGCTACCCGCCTGCTGGCGGAAGGCGTCCGTGTGCGTGGTCTGGTGCGCTCGGAGGCGCGCGGTGCGGAGATTGCCGCGCGTGGCACAGAGCTATGTGTGGGCGACCTGAACGATGCAGAGGCTTTGCAGCGTGCGGTGGCTGGCTGCACGGTGGTATTCAACGTCGCAGCGGCTACAGGCGGCCCGGCAGCGGAGCAATACCGGGTCAACGTCACGACGGTGGGGCAACTGGTTGAGGCGGCCTGCGCCGCCGAAGTCCGCCGGATTGTCCATGTCAGCAGCATCGCTGTCTATGGTTATGACCGGCCCGGAATCATGCATGAGGGTTTGCCCCCGCGTCCTGGCCTGGAGCATTATGCCCAGAGCAAGGCGCTGGGCGAGCAGGTGCTGTTTCGTCGAGCGGGCGAACTGGGCGTGGAGGCGACGGTGATCCGACCGGGTATGATCTACGGGCCGGGATCGCACTTCTGGACGGGACGGTTCTTCGCGGTGATGCGGCGGCGACCTGCTCCCCTGCCGGGCGATGGAACGGCCTACTGCCCGGTGATCTATGTCGAGGATGTGGTCGACCTCCTGCTGGTTGCGGCGGAGCATCCGGCGGCGGTGGGATGTGTGTTCAACGCTGTCTCCGATGAGCCGGTGACCTGGCGGCAATTCCTGGGCGCGTACGCGGCGATGGCCGGGCATCAGTGGTTGATCCCGGTGCCAGCGTCTCTGCTGCTGACTGGCGCGGCAATACTGGAGCCGTGGCTACGCTTGCGCGGGGAACCACAACCGATCCGTCAGATGGTCGCGGGCCTGGTGGCCCGGCGGCGGGGCTACAGCATGAACCGTGCCGCCGACCGGCTGGGCTGGCGTCCGCGCGTCAGCCTGGTGGAAGGTATGCGCCGGGCTGAAGCCTGGCTGCGGGAGACGGGGCAGCTGGCCTGA
- a CDS encoding MBL fold metallo-hydrolase, translating to MAIEIVTLTLGIVQTNCYIVADTGSGAAVVIDPADDAAAILQAVKAHGWTVHQILATHAHFDHVLAADDLRQATGAPFCLHEADLPVLQTMALTGQLFGLELPPAPEPDSFVVAGEQITVDGLSLRVLFTPGHTPGHVSYVLPAARTVFSGDCLFQGSIGRTDLPGGDYDLLLRSIREQLLPLGDAFTVASGHGPLTTIGAERASNPFLTRGPF from the coding sequence ATGGCTATTGAGATAGTGACGCTTACACTGGGTATTGTGCAGACTAACTGCTACATCGTCGCTGATACTGGGTCCGGCGCGGCAGTGGTGATCGATCCAGCTGATGATGCAGCGGCGATCCTGCAGGCGGTCAAGGCGCATGGATGGACAGTTCACCAGATTCTGGCGACCCACGCCCACTTCGATCATGTGCTGGCGGCGGATGATCTGCGCCAGGCAACCGGAGCGCCCTTCTGCCTGCACGAGGCCGACCTGCCGGTGTTGCAGACCATGGCGTTGACCGGGCAACTCTTCGGGCTGGAACTCCCCCCGGCTCCGGAGCCAGACAGCTTTGTTGTGGCCGGCGAGCAGATCACGGTTGATGGCCTATCCCTGCGCGTGCTGTTCACGCCGGGACATACGCCCGGCCATGTCAGCTACGTGCTGCCCGCCGCCCGGACGGTCTTCAGTGGCGATTGCCTGTTCCAGGGGAGCATCGGGCGGACGGACCTGCCCGGCGGGGACTATGACCTGTTGCTGCGTTCGATCCGGGAACAATTGCTGCCGCTGGGCGACGCCTTTACGGTAGCTTCCGGCCACGGGCCGCTGACGACCATTGGCGCGGAGCGGGCCAGCAACCCATTTTTGACACGCGGCCCGTTCTGA
- a CDS encoding peptidase has translation MTVNHVLIIFLDGIGLGADDPRHNPFAVAQMPLLNSLAGGRWLIDRPRHQNGSASFVPTDPRLGVTGRPQSATGQAAILTGRNVAAEIGEHYGPRPDDRIRAILAEDNLFMQVVARGGTAALIDAYPPGFFQAVSRGKRLLSSIQQCVHNAGLPLLDVAALRRGQAMSPDWTGDGWRSELGYTDTPVYAPEEAGRLLATLTRQRTLTFFSTWVTDVLGHRGPFERAVALLERFDQVMAGLLADWPPDALLIVTSDHGNMEDLSTRRHTENDVPTLLVGPEHAALAASVRDLTDLTPLVLRALYGAPA, from the coding sequence GTGACCGTCAACCACGTGCTGATCATCTTTCTGGACGGTATTGGCCTGGGTGCGGATGATCCCCGCCACAATCCGTTTGCTGTGGCGCAGATGCCGCTGCTCAACAGCCTGGCCGGGGGGCGCTGGCTCATCGATCGGCCCCGCCACCAGAATGGGAGCGCCAGCTTTGTGCCAACTGATCCACGTCTGGGCGTCACTGGCCGCCCGCAGAGCGCCACCGGGCAGGCGGCCATCCTGACCGGCCGGAACGTAGCCGCGGAGATCGGCGAGCACTACGGCCCTCGCCCTGATGACCGCATTCGGGCGATCCTGGCGGAGGATAATCTGTTCATGCAGGTGGTAGCACGGGGTGGAACTGCAGCGCTGATCGACGCCTATCCGCCTGGCTTTTTTCAGGCGGTCAGCCGGGGGAAACGGCTTCTGTCCTCCATCCAGCAGTGTGTGCATAACGCCGGGCTGCCGCTGCTGGATGTGGCGGCGTTGCGGCGGGGCCAGGCGATGAGTCCTGACTGGACGGGCGACGGCTGGCGCAGCGAACTGGGCTACACTGATACGCCGGTTTACGCGCCGGAAGAAGCAGGCCGGTTGCTGGCAACGCTCACCCGACAGCGGACGCTGACCTTCTTTTCCACCTGGGTAACGGATGTGCTGGGCCATCGCGGGCCGTTTGAGCGGGCGGTGGCGCTCCTGGAACGTTTTGACCAGGTGATGGCCGGGCTGCTGGCAGACTGGCCACCTGATGCCCTGTTGATCGTGACCAGCGATCATGGCAATATGGAAGACCTGAGCACGCGGCGTCACACCGAGAATGACGTTCCCACATTGCTTGTCGGTCCTGAGCATGCGGCGCTGGCAGCCTCCGTGCGTGATCTCACTGACCTGACCCCGTTGGTTCTGCGTGCGCTGTACGGCGCGCCCGCGTAG